A single Filimonas effusa DNA region contains:
- a CDS encoding RagB/SusD family nutrient uptake outer membrane protein, which produces MKNFILSSLFILFLFSSCKKSWLEVVPLGNLVAKTTDDYSKLMNDPAFYLNNYDGGWQEPMLMGDDVAAETQYFINRDIFRVPLFQWKDTIYATPDQVAGALQDHSTRVYTLNKIINEVMNSTEGTEAQKKAIRAEALATRAWTHFNMANYYCKPYNASTASSDPGFWYTTQPDVNQSSFPRGTLQQTYDMIIKDLTEALAAIPRIQPFVTRMSRPAVEGILGKVYLFMGRYNDALPLLNAALEDVTANGQTILYNYNETLAPNGSFMPINNMSGPNSPGQDMNNLKEAVLSKVFNSGFYNKISSYGLVLSARAAALYSPGDFRLLFYTNRNPDFTVNVNGRLRKYGVSYSRYGLQLPELYLLQAECKARLNDLSGAVTAVETLRKNRMPVADATVPAPVAGNQAALIKFIVDERTREFAMEGYRWFDMRRLAADPLFAGESYTHTMYNADGTTATYQLKLPERLVLKIPRNVTDANPDIVNNP; this is translated from the coding sequence ATGAAGAATTTCATTCTTTCTTCCTTATTCATACTGTTCCTGTTTTCTTCATGTAAAAAAAGCTGGCTGGAGGTAGTGCCGCTGGGCAACCTGGTTGCTAAAACAACCGACGATTACAGTAAACTGATGAATGATCCGGCCTTTTACCTGAACAACTATGATGGCGGCTGGCAGGAGCCTATGCTGATGGGTGACGACGTTGCAGCAGAAACGCAGTATTTTATCAACAGGGATATATTCCGGGTCCCTTTATTCCAATGGAAGGATACTATTTACGCCACTCCCGACCAGGTAGCGGGAGCGCTGCAGGATCACTCGACACGAGTGTACACCCTTAATAAGATCATTAATGAAGTGATGAATTCCACGGAAGGAACAGAAGCGCAAAAGAAAGCAATACGTGCCGAAGCACTGGCTACCCGTGCCTGGACACATTTCAACATGGCCAACTACTATTGCAAGCCGTATAATGCTTCAACCGCCTCATCTGATCCCGGCTTCTGGTACACTACGCAGCCCGATGTAAACCAAAGTTCATTCCCAAGAGGCACATTACAGCAAACCTATGATATGATCATAAAAGATCTTACAGAAGCGCTTGCTGCTATCCCCAGGATACAACCCTTTGTAACACGCATGTCCAGGCCTGCGGTAGAAGGAATACTTGGCAAAGTATACCTGTTCATGGGCAGGTATAACGACGCGCTCCCTTTGCTGAATGCAGCCCTGGAAGATGTAACAGCCAACGGGCAAACCATACTATACAACTACAATGAAACGCTTGCGCCCAATGGCTCCTTTATGCCCATCAACAACATGTCGGGCCCCAACTCACCGGGGCAGGACATGAACAATCTTAAAGAAGCCGTATTATCAAAAGTTTTCAACAGCGGATTTTATAACAAGATCAGCAGCTACGGGCTGGTACTCAGCGCCAGGGCTGCGGCATTATACAGCCCCGGCGACTTCCGGTTATTATTTTATACAAACAGGAACCCTGATTTTACAGTCAACGTCAACGGCAGGCTGCGTAAGTATGGTGTAAGCTATTCCCGGTACGGCTTACAGCTACCGGAATTATACTTATTACAGGCAGAATGCAAGGCAAGGCTGAATGATTTGAGTGGAGCAGTTACGGCTGTGGAAACACTTCGTAAAAACAGGATGCCTGTTGCGGACGCAACAGTGCCTGCGCCCGTAGCCGGCAACCAGGCTGCCCTCATCAAATTCATCGTAGATGAGCGTACCCGCGAATTTGCAATGGAAGGTTACCGCTGGTTCGATATGCGCCGGCTTGCAGCCGATCCGCTGTTTGCAGGAGAAAGCTATACTCATACCATGTACAATGCAGATGGCACCACCGCTACCTACCAGCTAAAACTTCCTGAACGTCTTGTTTTAAAAATCCCAAGGAATGTCACAGATGCGAACCCCGACATTGTAAATAACCCCTAG